The Verrucomicrobiota bacterium sequence TTCGCCATAGGAATCTCAATACCATTTTTACACCCTTCATGTAGATGAACCTATAAGTAACCCTATTACTAATAGAGTCAATAGTATTAGTGATTATTGATTAGAGATCTTTCAAATAGATGCATGCTGTAAAGCTTTCGGGTCATTTTATGGAATTATTGGGAGATAAAAAATTGTCTGATAGAATAACCTGCCTTCTGATACCTTATTTTGAGGGTTACTTCATTACACATAAAGCTATGCCTATGTCCAAAAAAGAAACTGCTAAAATGCTAACCGAACTCTGCTGCAAGAACTATTTAAAACCATGATTCTAAACTATCTTGAGTAAGCCAAATCAGGCTCTCCAGATTGTTTGACCTTTGGATACTTTCCCCCTACTCGCTCAAAGGTCTCTGTTCTACCAAACCAACCAATCAGTAGATATCCTCTTACTTTCAGTGCTCCCGTTTTAGGCTCAGACCAAATATAACCATCATATAAAATCCCCTTGTCTGGATCATATACTTTTCCTCCTTCCCAATGCTGCTGTTTTTCATTCCATCGAAAGCCTTCCATGACTGTTAATCCTAAAAGAGGTCGCCCCCTCAATGTCTCATCAGGATTTTTTTCATCCAACATATGCTGTGCACTTTTCTTGAGTGCTATCACTTTGACTTGTAATTCACCATTTATGACAGATGCCTCAAGCTTTCCATCACCATCAATCAGCATCCAATAAACACCCTCTGCCGGATTTGCCTTAATGTGAGAAGCAACCGTCACCAGTAAGAGATTCATCAGAAATATTCGACAAATTAACTTCATGAGATCAGCTTGCACTAATTGAAATATCGGTCAAGGAACACAAAGTCTGGTATTCGATAGCTCTTCCAAACACGCGAAGACTTTGTGATCAAATAAAAATATCGCCATCTGAATCAAAAAGAGCTTAGGCTAGAGAACGTAAGAGTTCGAGTAGACTCTCAGCTTTTTTGAGGTTAGGATCTTACCTAACTCATTAATTGTTATTGTTTAGAAAACCAGAACGTATATGGATATCACGCTGCGGATAAGGAATTTCAATTCCTCTTTCTTTAAGTTTCTTATGGATAGCATAACGGACATCGCTTCTAAAGGACCTCGGCCGCAATGTATGGGTTCGGTTCCATATAGCTAATTCAAAATTCAAAGAACTATCGCCAAACCCATCAAAAAAAACCTTCGGCTTAGGATCTTTCAGAATATTAGGGTTTTCCTCAGCGACTTCTAATAGGACAGCCTGAACTTCTTCTGGGTCAGAATTATAGGAAACACCGACAGTGATGCGAAATCGAACTGTATCTTCACTATGGCTCCAGTTAGTCACTTGATTAGTAATAAAATCTGAATTGGGAACAATGACAGAAATATTGTCGTTGGTTACAATCGTGGTGCTTCTAACTCCAATGCTAACCACCTTACCTGCTAGCTCATCTCCATTTACATTACCTAAGTCGATATAGTCACCAACCTTGATGGGTCGCTCAATAAGAAGTAGAAAACCGCTAATGAAGTTCTGGAATAGATTTTGCAGGCCGAAGCCTAGACCTACGCCCACAGCTCCAGCAAAAAGAGTCAAAGATGTGAGACCTATACCTGCTATTTCAATGGAGAGAAAAAGAGCTATAACCAGGATGAAATAATGAAGAATTTTTCCAATGGCGTATTGGCCACCTTTGCCAAGGCCTGTTCGGCCGAGAAATTTCCTTGCTATCCTTTTCTCAATAATACTTGATAGGGGAATAGATATGATGAGTATCATTATACCTAACAATAAGGAGCCTATGGTTATATTTGTATCTGCTGAGGTATAAATACTCTGGCTTAAAACAGCCTTTGCTATACTGAAAAAATCTCTTTCCACCCATATGATTTATATGAATAAGAGATCTTTTTCAATGCGGATTTATGTGACAACCTTCTTCTAGTTAGCTAAACATAGCATTCTCTTGAACTGTTTATATCAGGCCAGTAACCTTACAAAATCTTTAGATGCTGTTTAAAAGTAGGGAGCATCTATTGCCTGAAATTTCATATCTGTGAAATCATAAAGTTCTTTCACCTCAGTTAATTCATGACTGTTTAGCTTTGCATAATATAATTTGCCTTCTGTAGCGCAACATATCCTTCTTTGAACCTTATCATAATCAGCCCATTCCCAATCTTTGTAATTTAATCTGATTCCTTTTTCATGATTCTCCAGTTCATGCTCGTCATAATAGCACGCTTTACTTTTAGATGTACCTAGACCAGCTCTAGCAAACTTTCGTAGTACCCATCCTCTTTTCAGTTCCTTCTCAAAAATAGTGGTAACCTCTAAATTACCACTCTCAATCTTATCCACTAGATTCCAACCTGTTCGTTGAAGTCTGATAAAGTAAACTCCTTGACACTCGCCTCCATAGCTCTCATGCCAAGGAAAAGTATCAGTCCGTTTTAATAAGCTTCTTTGCTGCTTAAGCTGATGTCTAAAAACTGGTGGATCATCATTAAGCCAGTATATATCTTTTGCTACAAAGATTCCTCCACCAAACCAACAATCTCCTTTAGCCCATATCTGAAAAGCTTTTAGGTATGGATAAAAGGAAATAGCACTCCAAGATCCCTGCATTTCACTATCCCATTTTCCATTCATGGCAAAGTATATGAAGTATTTGCCATCTGGAGAAAGATCGCTTCTCCTTTCGTAGATTCTGCCATGCAACCATTGACCGACCTTGAACTCGTCTTTCTTCCTATCCCAACCAATTGTACAAACATATTTTGATAGGCCGCGTCTGATCA is a genomic window containing:
- a CDS encoding DUF2147 domain-containing protein; protein product: MNLLLVTVASHIKANPAEGVYWMLIDGDGKLEASVINGELQVKVIALKKSAQHMLDEKNPDETLRGRPLLGLTVMEGFRWNEKQQHWEGGKVYDPDKGILYDGYIWSEPKTGALKVRGYLLIGWFGRTETFERVGGKYPKVKQSGEPDLAYSR
- a CDS encoding mechanosensitive ion channel domain-containing protein codes for the protein MILIISIPLSSIIEKRIARKFLGRTGLGKGGQYAIGKILHYFILVIALFLSIEIAGIGLTSLTLFAGAVGVGLGFGLQNLFQNFISGFLLLIERPIKVGDYIDLGNVNGDELAGKVVSIGVRSTTIVTNDNISVIVPNSDFITNQVTNWSHSEDTVRFRITVGVSYNSDPEEVQAVLLEVAEENPNILKDPKPKVFFDGFGDSSLNFELAIWNRTHTLRPRSFRSDVRYAIHKKLKERGIEIPYPQRDIHIRSGFLNNNN